TATTTTTCAAATAATTATACAACAAAAACGTTACCACCTAATCTACTTTAAGTGATAACGTTTTGATTATTTTTAATTTTTTTATTATTCGTTCATAGCTTCTGAAGCTTCTGCTTCTACTTGTGTAACTTTCGGTTTTAATAAACCATAGATAATCGCTGCCACAACTGCACCTATTATTATCGCAATTAATGATTGCAATGCATGTGTGATATCAGTTGCAAAGATAACGATAATACCACCATGTGGCGCTTGTATTGCTGAACCTAATCCTAATGCGATAGCTCCTGCTACACCTGATCCAACCATCATTGATGGAATAACACGTAATGGGTCGGCAGCCGCAAATGGTATTGCACCTTCAGTTATAAAGGAGAATCCCATTACAAAGTTAGGAATAATTGACCCTTTTTGTTCTTTGGTAAATTTCTTACGGAAAATCAACATAGCAATTGAGATTGCGATTGGAGGCACCATACCACCTATCATTGCTGCAGTAATTGGCGCGCTATTTCCTTCAGTCAACGCTGCAGTCGCAAATACATATGCTGCTTTATTGAAAGGACCACCCATATCAATAGCCATCATTGCACCAATGACTAAACCAAGCAACACAATATTGGCACCTGATAGACCATTTAGACCATTTAATAATAAGTTATTTAACCATGAAGCAGGCGGATTAATAACGTATACCATTAATAGTCCAGTTATCGTAACTGACAATACCGGATAAATTAAAGTTGGTTTTAAACCTTCTAAAGATTGAGGTAAACCATTAACTAAACGTTTAACGCCTTGAGTTAAGTAACCTGCTAAGAAACCTGCTAAAATACCACCAATAAACCCTGCGTCACCTGAAACAGCTAACATACCACCTACTAAACCAGCAGCGAAACCTGGTTTATCCGCAATACTTCTAGCAATGTAACCAGCTAAAATTGGAATAATTAATGCAAAGGCACTATTTTTACCAATATTCCACAGTTGTTCGGCGAATGCATTATGTTCAGAACTTTTCGGATCGAATGAATTGGCACCAAATAAAAAGACGATTGCCATCAAGATACCACCAGAAATAACTAACGGTAACATATTCGATACACCATTCATAAGGTGTTTATAAATGGTTTTCCCTATACCTTTGCTATTGTCTTCAGCCGCTTGATTACGTTTACCACCAGACGCAACAAATGGTTTTCTAGATGTATCTTGAGCTAAATTAATCAACGTTTCTGGTCGTTTTATACCATCTGCAACAGGTACTTCTACTACATTTTTACCATCAAAACGGTCTGTTTCAACATGCACATCCGCCGCAACGATAATACCAGTAGCTTTAGCGATATCTTCATCAGTCAGTGCGTTTTTCACACCACCCGAACCGTTTGTCTCTACTTTTATTTGTACACCCATTTGTTTAGCTTGTTTTTTCAATGAATCTCTTGCCATGTAAGTATGCGCAATACCAGTTGGACAAGCAGTTACAGCTAATATATATGGTTCATCTTTTGCTTCATCATCAGTTGATGTAGTTGTAGCAACACTTTGTTGCTCAGCATTTTCTTCTTCAGTTGCTTCATCATCTGCACGGTCAATAATTTGCAGTACTTCTTCAGGTGATTGAGCCGCTAATAAATCTGCTCTAACTTTGTCATCCATCAATATACCTGATAACTTAGCTAAGGCGTCGAGATGCGTTTGTGCGCCTCCTTCGGGAGCTGCAATCATAAAGAATAAATGGGCAGGTTGCATATCAAGACTTTGATAATCAACACCACTTTGCGATTTACCAAAGGCGATAGCTGGTTTATTTACAGCCGCAACCTTAGCATGAGGTATAGCTATACCTTCACCAATACCAGTAGTACTTTGTGATTCACGATTAAATATTGCTGATTTAAATGATTCAACATCATTTAAAATTCCCGCTTCATCGAGTTGAGTTACAAGCTCGTCTATGACTCCATTTTTCTCCGTGGCATTTAAATCCATTGCTATCGTATCTTTTGTTAATAATTCAGTTATTCTCATCTTAATCACTCCCATCAAGTTTGTGAATTTCAACTTGTGATTCTATATTTT
The Staphylococcus kloosii genome window above contains:
- a CDS encoding PTS fructose transporter subunit IIABC — encoded protein: MRITELLTKDTIAMDLNATEKNGVIDELVTQLDEAGILNDVESFKSAIFNRESQSTTGIGEGIAIPHAKVAAVNKPAIAFGKSQSGVDYQSLDMQPAHLFFMIAAPEGGAQTHLDALAKLSGILMDDKVRADLLAAQSPEEVLQIIDRADDEATEEENAEQQSVATTTSTDDEAKDEPYILAVTACPTGIAHTYMARDSLKKQAKQMGVQIKVETNGSGGVKNALTDEDIAKATGIIVAADVHVETDRFDGKNVVEVPVADGIKRPETLINLAQDTSRKPFVASGGKRNQAAEDNSKGIGKTIYKHLMNGVSNMLPLVISGGILMAIVFLFGANSFDPKSSEHNAFAEQLWNIGKNSAFALIIPILAGYIARSIADKPGFAAGLVGGMLAVSGDAGFIGGILAGFLAGYLTQGVKRLVNGLPQSLEGLKPTLIYPVLSVTITGLLMVYVINPPASWLNNLLLNGLNGLSGANIVLLGLVIGAMMAIDMGGPFNKAAYVFATAALTEGNSAPITAAMIGGMVPPIAISIAMLIFRKKFTKEQKGSIIPNFVMGFSFITEGAIPFAAADPLRVIPSMMVGSGVAGAIALGLGSAIQAPHGGIIVIFATDITHALQSLIAIIIGAVVAAIIYGLLKPKVTQVEAEASEAMNE